A genomic region of Nostoc sp. UHCC 0702 contains the following coding sequences:
- a CDS encoding valine--pyruvate transaminase: MNPALTKLGAQMSNLTGVRAIMKDIVETLKSNAGRELINLSAGNPLILPEVEQLWRDCTADLLASSEYGEVVCRYGSSQGYAPFIEAIANDFNKRYNLNLTERNILITPGSQTLYFYAANSFGGYTSSGELKQIVLPLSPDYTGYGGICLCPEALIAYKPSLDIDASAHRFKYRPDFSQLSITENTGCVIFSRPCNPTGNVLTDDEVRKIAALAAPYDVPVLIDSAYAPPFPALNFTDMSLIFGENILHCTSLSKAGLPGERIGIAIGNEKLIQVLESFQTNASLHSSRYGQAIAARAINSGALVQIAEQVIRPFYQKKFTVLESTLDEAMPKDLPWYLHRGEGAIFAWLWLQDLPITDWELYQELKQVYVIVVPGSTFFPGLEEEWQHKHQCLRISLTGSDEELVTGMQRLAKVVEQIYQRAALSA; this comes from the coding sequence ATGAATCCTGCCCTGACTAAACTTGGCGCTCAAATGTCCAACCTAACTGGTGTGCGCGCAATTATGAAGGACATTGTAGAAACTTTAAAATCTAATGCGGGGCGGGAATTAATTAATTTGAGTGCAGGCAACCCCTTGATTTTGCCAGAAGTAGAGCAGTTGTGGCGTGATTGCACGGCGGATTTGCTAGCTAGTTCAGAATATGGGGAAGTAGTTTGTCGTTATGGTTCAAGCCAAGGCTATGCACCATTTATTGAAGCGATCGCCAACGATTTTAACAAGCGCTATAACTTAAACTTAACTGAACGTAACATCCTCATTACTCCGGGCAGTCAAACCTTATATTTTTATGCTGCCAATTCCTTCGGCGGCTACACCAGCAGCGGCGAACTCAAGCAAATTGTTTTACCTCTGAGTCCTGACTACACTGGTTATGGTGGTATCTGTTTGTGTCCAGAAGCTTTAATTGCCTACAAACCATCTCTGGATATTGATGCATCTGCCCATAGATTTAAATATCGCCCCGACTTCAGCCAATTATCAATCACAGAAAACACAGGCTGTGTGATTTTCTCCCGTCCTTGTAATCCTACGGGCAACGTCCTCACCGATGATGAAGTCAGAAAAATTGCTGCTTTAGCTGCGCCTTATGATGTGCCAGTGTTGATTGATTCAGCTTATGCTCCTCCATTCCCAGCTTTGAATTTTACCGACATGTCGCTGATATTTGGAGAAAATATTCTCCATTGTACAAGCTTATCCAAAGCAGGTTTACCAGGGGAGAGAATTGGCATTGCCATTGGTAATGAAAAGCTGATTCAGGTTTTAGAGTCGTTCCAGACAAATGCTAGTCTGCATTCATCCCGCTATGGGCAAGCGATCGCAGCTCGTGCCATCAATTCTGGTGCCCTTGTGCAAATTGCTGAACAAGTCATCCGCCCCTTTTATCAGAAGAAATTCACTGTTCTGGAAAGTACTTTAGATGAGGCAATGCCCAAGGATTTACCTTGGTATCTCCATCGTGGCGAAGGCGCAATTTTTGCTTGGTTGTGGTTACAGGATCTACCAATTACTGACTGGGAATTATACCAGGAACTCAAGCAAGTGTATGTAATTGTTGTGCCTGGTAGTACTTTCTTCCCCGGTTTAGAAGAAGAATGGCAGCACAAGCACCAATGTTTACGTATCAGTCTCACCGGTAGCGATGAGGAATTGGTGACAGGTATGCAACGTTTGGCAAAAGTAGTCGAACAAATTTATCAACGTGCAGCATTGAGTGCTTAG